The Lepeophtheirus salmonis chromosome 6, UVic_Lsal_1.4, whole genome shotgun sequence DNA window TTCCCCCAAGAAATACACATGGATTTGAAAGATAGATCAATCGGTTGATGGGTTACACTCCATGAAGGAAGAGGCCCAAAATGGACAGAAGCCTTGTAAAAGGGACGCAAGAAATGATTAGCTCtttaatgttgttgttgttttttaaataaaaataatgaaaaatacgaTTTTACTGTGAGCAGTTTTTTCCCCGCTCCAATTTCGACACCGTACACctgtatattgaatatatcaAGGATCAATGTATGGAGGGATTCCTTACCTATGATGAATATTCCTGCGGTGATTATATAGGGTGCATATCTCTCATCTTCAGAGTAGACGACTGTCTTAAGAGAGACAAATATTATCCCTGGTAGAATGGAGTAGATCAACCAAGGAATGAGGAATCCTCGCTTGTATAAATATGCCCCCACTATGAGGGAAATATTACAGAGGAGATAGCCCAgcatgaataaaaaatcaaaataattttctagcGTAGTTCGAGGGTTAAATTGCACGAAATAATATTGCATATATGCAACCCAAACGCCAAAGACTGAGAGAATGAGACCAATAAATTGAGTGATGTAGCCGAGAGGAATGCAGCGACATGCCTTTCTCATTGGAGGTTCCAGAgagatattttgtataaaactcTGCAAATAAATCAATCcgattattaaaaatgaataaattataatatgagatgattaatccatttaatttatatttggtaaaaaacagatttttttattttgataaaaaaggttttttgtagttttaaagTGGTTATGATTAATAGAGACAGACATTACATCTAAGAACCTTTATCTGTGAATCAATAAATATCTTAATCACAGGAATGACAAGAAACTGCGTTTTAAATGTAAcgcaatatatgtatgtgaacAATACCTAAATTCATCAAATCAAAGTTGTTACACCTCCTCTAAAAAGGTAGTCTCTTAATATTTGATTCGAAAGCATTCTGAAAATCACGTACTTCATGAGCTATGATCAATCCCCCTTACCCATTTGTTCTTTTTCCTCTCTGAAGGAGATGGTTCGCTTTTAATCGGAGACAACTCGCCATCAAGTTTCTcgtccatttttatatttttgatgggCACTCTTTGACAATCAGATCACGACCTCATTTATTCCATTTATAAGACTTTTCCAATATGAAAGAATTATCTACATCAATTCATAATACCCAAAAGTGATGTTTCCTATTCTTCACAATgtcttttattctatattttctgCTGGGGCCTTGCTTTTTCTTTCTCACTCTAACATCCCTCCAACCAAAGACTTACGCAATAATATAGAAAGCTCCAGAGGTctgtttttttctccttttctgcGTGTCTCCATTATACATACCTAGAGCCACTTTCATGTAATTATTAGTTAAACAAAAAGCAATAGAGGGAGAATTACTATCATTAGACCGTTCTGCCCTCTTTTAAGCGAAATAGGAAACTTTGGTGAtgtagaaatacaaaatttgtcaCTATTATTagaggtttaaaaaatatgaactgcgggcatttaagacaaaaataagGAGGACAAGAGCTAAgctcatttttatcttttaagttGGGAAAAAAGTTCGTAGCGtttgtatctataaaaaaaaattatttaaagaaaaaagtagttacactaattaattaatcaattatgtgTCCGCCATTGTTGTTCACGACCTTTTCCCACATAGCGATTAATTTCCCGATGCCgaagaaattaaaatgacgGGCTATGTTCGCTCGGAGACGAATAAGAATAGTTTAGATAAGCACTCAGCACTTAAAGGATTGAGTCAACCGCTTGGTACTAGTACGTTTGATTTCAATGTGAAGGGCACTCCTGCAAAATTCACAACTCTTCTTCCAGTCCGTGGTCAGATAATCAAAATTTGGCACAACAGAGCGAGAAGTGTATTCCGTATCAGATAATCttagtctttttaaaaaatctagtattttcagaaaaactgttttttatttacaaatccaatattcccttgaaaatatatctttgacGATTTGAACCAAAAATGACCCTTCCGAtgaatagaatttttttttttaaacatattaaatatcggaatatttttctattcatgagtgaaaaaaaaaaaaaattgatggactGAATCAGTTTTTATAGGATGAAGAAGTTTGTTGGCGATAATAAGTTCTGAAAGGAGTACCATGTTTATGTCATTCTGTTCAGATCATGGAATTTCGTACAATTCACATCTACGAAAGTATAAGTTTTGTGATTCAAACTTCGACAGTCCTAAATGAAGAGAGATATAATTAAAGTTCGATAATAAATGTCAAACTCTTTGTGCCATATTTAAAATGCTAGTCTTATGAAACCAATTTTTAGGTCGTGCTATTCAAGATGAAGACGGATTTAATTTTCGACAGGAATCTACGAATTTCTCAATGAATAGtcaatggattttaataattaaggtaTTTATGGGAAGAAACACTCCATACAAATTGTAAAAGCccattttcaaatacatattatgactTTTTTCAGCTACATAcctagtatatatgtataaaaaataatagaattttataaatcaaattaaattacaatatgaTCCTTAATTCATTTGAATTCCCTTctgggaaaaatttaattaatgtttatgcAAATactatatgcaaaaaataatgcatgaataatttgaattaaatatcaaGGTCATATGAAAATAAGACTTCAAtcttattttgtacaattctTAGCATAGGTATAGTATCACTTATTATTTcaagtatttatcaaaaagtttacACTATTAACATAATATGACATTTTATGTAAGACAACGTAATCAACAGCtgacgaatatatatattaattattatactattaagGCAAGGCCGTAATGTTTGTTATATACCGCAAAACCTGGACAcgagagatggatttaatgatatataattatttttttacttccataaatatgcaaaaaaatcatgtcggctaaataagttttaaacttTAGCACTCACAAAAAAACCTTTATCTTCAACACCATGCccttaaaaatactttgaatctTAAGATTAGCTGAAAGTATCACAAACTTTACAACTTTTCTAAGAAAGAAATTCAGGCCAATAGAAACAAACTAATGACACATTTAGAATTAGggaatcaaattataatattcttagATCTGGGGTCccaaaaaagtgtgattttatTGGATAATATACAGTGTGCAAGGTCAGTAAGCTTGTGGGAGACGAAAAAACGCCTCAGGAATTGGCTTAGAAGTGGTAGATCAATACACTTGGAAAATAGAAAACAGGAATTTATGTCCCAAATACTTTTGGCTTCCCAATTCCCCTGATCTGAAGCCTTTGGACTTTTCGATATGGTGTTATATCGAGTCCAAACCCTGTAAAGTCTGCAACAGCAACATCACCAACCTTAAAGCACCTGTGGAGTCCTATTGGAGgatatcttaattatttatttatatatattccagGAATTACTTTCTAAAGTATGTACTATCTTCTGACTTCGTCTGGAGGCTGTTATAGAAGCTgatgaaaatcaatttgataaaaaatattgttcataatgtgtaaattaaaaaattcttgCTAATATTTTCCTATACAACTTCATTCTGATCTATTGAGCATAGACTTTTCAAACATTcggtacatataatatatgactaagcttattttaattcctctttcattttatatttattctattattgaGATTGCAAAAAAAGCCTATGGTTGAtccaaaaaaatggagaagaaaaGAATGTTACGCCTTGTATGTATTCcttaatttaactatttatgaAATAAGAATATCATCTTTATAATTATTCCAGTTACCTACCTctataaatagacaaaaattatatattacataaatatgttacaGGATGACATATTCTATGGaataaatgtaatcaaaaaattattataaactcaATGTATTCCTCACCCAACAACGGCAAAAACGACTGAACACAGAAATAGCCAATCACGTGTTTTATAGACATAATTAACAACACCTTAATCCTTTGTATCTGGCTTCTCTCAATAATCACGCATTTGGAAATTGTTTGATTTATTCAATTAGtataaaagtagaataaaatttcaaatccttATACCTATAAACAAacgaatcaaaaataaaaacatatacgTACCCCTCATCTGATTTTGCATGCTAAATTCATTTCCTGGAACAGGTAGACCTTCTCTGACAGCAACGCTGAATGGAAGCTAGATGGGGCGAATTCACACTATACCAAGACCGTCCAAAAGTTTTCGTAGACAAGGAAGATACTATGAGATTCTGGCCCAAGACGCTATGGCCTCCATACCTCCCAGAAGGCAATCCATTTGGAGTTTACATTGTGTTCGCACATCTCCAGCAAAACCTGCACTGTCCAGCATCCGATGTCCCCAGAGCCCAGgttgaaaaaaaagggattaGATGTTAGCCAACTTTGTAGTAAACGTCTACCCTGGCTTCTGTAAACAAATCGATGGCCCTAACCAATTATTCacttattcttctttatttatttaaagatcaaATGTCAtcagtagagttgtaaattgcAAGTATTTTCGGTATTTAAATCTAtgaaagaaactgaaaatcgaggaagatgaagaaaatacacacaattttaaaagtcaaatcGATGAGTCGgaatctacatatttatatcatgCTATGGATTTTCCAGTTTATCTGTGTACGTTTCAAGTAATGTATAAGTATTGGCCAatttttcatgtgacgtcatcatttaTTATGTAAGTCATTTTGAGGGCTTGCACAGACTAACTTTATAACAATAACAACCCattttattgttcaatattaaggaaatagtgaactattggatgtcaaaatggagcTAAAAAATAACGGCACTTAAATCTTATGGGTAGGGCATATGTACGGACGGGGCTGGAGGTGTTGTAGCCCCTTCttccaaatgaaataatttttgtaatgacCAAGAAATAATTCTTGATTTGGAAGACAAATATTAatggtaaaaattaaaaaaaaagttcaatatttgaacaatctttgaaaattttccaaaaaaaaaaaaaaaaaaaaatccccccccccccccccccaatataaTTTGTGAGGACGCCAATGtattgtctatcaaaattttatcccTCTAATGGCTAGTTTTATTATAGATCAGaaccttatttatatattactttattttatcgtcttaaaatcatattgaaaatacaatataatcaattaacaattaaatgggaaataatgacaaaattttctctaattttcctatttttatcgTCCCCAATCGagcaaataaaatacataaataaatcaatcttgtcattttataaggatttttaatacatattactttgattaagttattatatatatatatcatatccatctatttattattttataaataacattcgAAACATAAGGGTTGATACAATTTTTGTAGTAGGTTCAAAAACACTTGAGAAGAAAAcatgacataaaaatatatattgacattaatttataaaatagatgaGAAGTTGAGTTTgcgaattattattatttttctttccccttttaaatatatgtacagggtggatCTTATGGAATtaatggtacacattttattgtcttcaattttgaaacggtctaatttaaacaa harbors:
- the LOC121120693 gene encoding uncharacterized protein, with amino-acid sequence MDEKLDGELSPIKSEPSPSERKKNKWSFIQNISLEPPMRKACRCIPLGYITQFIGLILSVFGVWVAYMQYYFVQFNPRTTLENYFDFLFMLGYLLCNISLIVGAYLYKRGFLIPWLIYSILPGIIFVSLKTVVYSEDERYAPYIITAGIFIIAIHGYFWLIVISLFIVIGKHARWAQQHQFDAVQHQQQLLQQKHFHHAHHAHHTAHRHHQLQELEI